CAGGATTCATACCAGCGCAAGGGTGCCAGTGGGTTCGGCATTCTGAAGAAAACCAGGGGGGCGAAATGACAATAGCCGACAGTTATGATGCCCTTGCCCGGATGCTCGACTATCCGGAAAATAAAGAACTACTGCAAACCGACTATGAGCTTGTAAGTTCATTTTTAAAGAAACAGCGACTGGAAAATTTCATCTATTCCTTTGCCGAGTTTGCTTCAGTCTCATCCCTGGCAGCTCTCCAGGAGGAGTACGTCGCCACCTTCGATTTCAACCCGGCAACCGCCCCCTATCTGGGACACCACCTCTTCGGCGACAACCAGAAGAAGGGTGGTTACATGATCATGCTGAAACAGGAGTTCGAACGGTGCGGGTACAACCCTGTCGGAACCGAACTTCCCGATCACCTTTCGGTAGTCCTCGGGTTTCTGGCTCATCTGGCACGACAGGAGGATTACGGGCCACGCCGACCATTCATCACAGAGTGTGTATTGCCAGGGGTGGAACGGCTCCATACCGCTTTTACCGCTCGACAGGATTCCCATTGGCAGGTGCTGGTTGAAACGGCTCGGCTGCTTTGTGCTGAAGATTGTAAGGAGGTGCAATCATGCTGAACAGTTTTATTTTCGTAGTTCTCCCTTATGCCGCACTGGTAATGATTCTCTTCGTGACACCTTATAGATTCTATACCAACCGGCTTACCTGGTCGGCTTATTCCACGCAGTTCCTGGAGCAAAAAACCCTCTACTGGGGCGCAGTCTCCTGGCATTACGGCATCATTCTTATCCTGCTTGCCCATCTGGCCGGAATTGTCTGCCCCCATGGCATGGAGCGGCTGCTTGGCAATCAGCAGACGCTAATCGTGCTGGAAAGTATTGGTATCGGTCTGGGCTTACTGGCGCTGTTCGGCAGCGTGATGCTTCTGCTGCGCCGGGTCAATGCCACAATACTGAAGCAGGTGACTTTCGCCTCTGATTGGGTGCTGCTCTTTCTGCTGGTTCTCCAGACCGCTACTGGAGTTTATGTCAGTACCTTCATGCGTTGGGGCTCGGTCTGGTATCTGCACACTGCGGTGCCGTATATCTATTCACTGCTGTCATTCAGACCCCAGATGGAGTACGTGGCCGATTTTCCGCTGGTATTCAAACTCCATGTCGGTATGGCCTTTTTGATAATTGCTCTGCTACCGTTCACCAAGCTGGTGCACCTGCTCTTCTTCCCGTATCGTTTCCTGGCTGATCCGCCGATTCTCTACCGGTGGCGGTCAAGGGGATGATTGTTTTCGGAATAGCCAGCGCGCGAAGGAGGCGGTGATGTTAGAGGTTGCCACGTGGAAATCACACAAGAACCTCTTTCTCAACACCCTGGCCTTCACGGTCTGTTTCGCAGCTTGGATGTTCAACGGTGTTCTGGTTACCTTTTTGGTGGACAATCAGGTCTTCAACTGGGGTCCGGTCAAGATCGGCTGGCTATTCGGGATTCCGGTTCTCACCGGGTCGCTGTTCCGTCTGCCGGCCGGGATGCTGACCGACAAGTTCGGCGGCAAGCCGGTCTACGGCACACTGCTGATTTTGTGCGCCATCCCGATGTACCTCCTCTCCAAAGCCGACAGTTTTACCTCATTCGCGCTCTGCAGTTTCGGTTTTGGTATGGCCGGAGTCAGCTTTTCCATCGGCATCGCTTTCACCTCTGTCTGGTATCCCCGCGAACGGCAAGGCACAGCTCTGGGGATCTTCGGCGCTGGCAATGCCGGGGCGGCTTTGACCACACTGTTAGCGCCGACAATGCTCAACAGGCTGACCAACAACGGCGCCAACATCGAGAGGTGGCGCGATCTGCCGGTTTACTACGCGCTGATCCTGGCGGCTATGGGTGTGATTTTTTTCATCTTCAGCGATAACAAAAAACCGGCCAGTTCCGGTAAAACCTTCGTCCAGATGTTGACGCCGCTCAAGCATATGCGTGTTTGGCGTTTCGGCCTCTACTACTTTCTGGTCTTCGGCTGTTTTGTGGCCTTCTCTCAGTGGCTTGTCCCCTACTTTGTCAATGTCTATTACCTGCCGCTGGTAACAGCCGGCCTGTTCGCCTCCATGTTCAGTCTTCCATCGGGGGTGATCCGTGCTCTGGGCGGCTGGATGTCAGATAAATTTGGCGGCCGCCAAATTATGTACTGGGTGCTGGGCGCCTCGACGGTCATCAGCCTGATGGTGATGGTACCGAAGATGGAGATTCAATCCCCGGGACGGGGGGTTATGGCAAAACGAGCCGGTGTCGTACAGGCGGTGACAGACAAGACTGTCGTGGTGAAAGAGTTAAAGGCCACCTCTGAGGTGCTGGGGGAGCAACCCTATCCTTTAAATGCAAAGCCGACTGTTATGGAAAACTTTGACGACCGGATGCTGATTCTCCCCGGGAAGCAGACCTGGCAGGAGCCGGTTGTCAAAGTCGGCCAAACTGTCAAAAAAAAGGAGCTGCTAGCCAAAGGAGTGACCCGTATCTATTTCCAGGCCAATGTCTGGATCTTTGCCGGACTGGTACTGGTGCTGGGGACCATCTGGGGGATAGGTAAGGCTGCGGTTTATAAACTGATCCCGGACTACTTTCCGGAGGAGGTAGGTGTGGTCGGCGGTATGGTGGGCGTACTGGGCGGTCTGGGCGGTTTCGTCTGCCCGATCGTTTTCGGCTATCTGCTGGAATGGACAGGCGTCTGGACCAGTTGCTGGATGTTCATGTTTGTCCTGTCGGTGGTCTGTCTGGTTTCACTGCACTACGTTGTGCAAAAGATGATGAAGGATAAACATCCGGGGGATATGCGGGTGTTTGAAAATAACTGACGGTAGCTGAGGAGACAACAATGGCACGTGTATTAACGACATGGAATCCGGAAGACAAGGAATTCTGGGAAAGCGAAGGGAAAGCCATTGCCAATCGCAACCTCTGGATTTCCATACCGGCACTGCTGCTGGCCTTCTCGGTCTGGATGGTCTGGTCGATGGTGGTCGTAAAACTGCCACTGATCGGTTTCCAGTTCGACACCAACCAGCTTTTCTGGCTGGCAGCGGTACCGGCGCTCTCCGGAGCTACCCTGCGCATTTTTTATTCATTCATGGTGCCGATCTTTGGTGGTCGCCGCTGGACGGCTATTTCAACGGCTTCTTTGCTCATCCCTGCCGTTGGTATCGGTTTTGCCGTTCGGGATCACACCACCAGCTACACAACCTTGCTCTCTTTGGCACTTCTGTGCGGTTTCGGTGGTGGCAACTTTTCTTCAAGCATGGCCAATATCAGCTTCTTTTTTCCGAAAGCTCAGAAAGGGACTGCATTGGGGCTGAATGCGGGACTTGGCAATCTTGGAGTATCGGCCATGCAGTTTCTTGTCCCTTTGGCCATCACCGCTGGTGTGTTAGGGCCTGTTTGTGGCGACCCGCAAGTCTGCGTCGTCAATGGTGCGACTAAGCAGCTTTGGCTTCAGAATGCCGGATTCATTTGGGTGCCGTTCATCATCATAGCCACGATTGCTGCCTGGTTCGGCATGAACGACATTGCCGACGCCAAGGCTTCATTCAGAGAGCAGGCAGTGATATTCAAACGTAAACATAACTGGTTGATGTGCTGGCTCTACCTGGGGACCTTTGGTTCATTCATAGGTTTTTCTGCCGGGTTTGCTCTTCTTACCAAGAAGCTTTTTCCGGAGATAGATCCGACGCAATACGCTTTCCTTGGTCCGCTGGTTGGCGCCATTGCCCGTCCCATCGGTGGCTGGATCTCCGATAAGCTCGGCGGTGCTCGCGTCACATTATGGACCTTTGCCGCTATGGTGTTTGCGGTGTTCGGTGTACTGGCATTTCTCCCCCACAACGGACAGGGGGGAAGCTTCTTCGGCTTTCTGATCATGTTCCTGATTCTGTTTACCCTGACCGGAATCGGAAACGCCTCGACCTTCCGCATGATTCCGATAATCTACATCACGGAGCACCAGCGTAATGCCAGAGGGCGCAGCGAGGTGCAGATCAACATGGACGCTGCAAAGGAAGCTGCTGCTGCTCTCGGATTTGCCGGTGCATTGGGCGCGTATGGCGGATTCTTCATACCTAAAAGCTTTGGTACCTCCATCGCCATGACCGGAGGACCGGAGGCGGCACTCTACGGTTTCATTATCTTCTATATGTTGTGCATCGTCATGACCTGGTGGTTCTATTCACGCAGCAATGCCGAAATGCCATGTTAAGAAGTTAAGTCGATCTATGTGTAAATAGCTCTCTACGAGGGCAAAACAACCAAAAGGAGATAAATATGAAAATCACCAGTAAGTTGCCCGCAGTAATCTCCCTCATCGCCATTTCCGCTTTCGCTGGAACGGTATTCGCCGCCGATGTTATTGAGCTGCCAGCATCCATGGGTAAGGTAATGTTTCCCCACAAGAAACATCAGGAAATGCTGAAAGATTGTAAAAAATGTCATGAAAAAGGTCCCGGCAAAATCAAAGAACTAGGTAAAGATTGGGCACACAAGACCTGCAAAGGCTGCCACACTGAAGGCTTTAATGGGAAAAAAGGCCCAACTGCCTGCAAGGACTGTCATAAGAAATAATTTTCAGTAAGGTCAGTCGTTGGAAAAGAAGTAAAGGACACTCCATGATTAGTATCGAAGATGCCCAACAGATTATACAGAAACATATAACCGGAGCGAAGACCATAGAAGCGTCGCTCCTTGACAGTCTAGGTCGGGTAATTGCTGAGGATGTTTATGCCCCTTGGGATATTCCAACGTCTGACAATTCAGCCATGGACGGT
Above is a window of Trichlorobacter lovleyi SZ DNA encoding:
- the narI gene encoding respiratory nitrate reductase subunit gamma is translated as MLNSFIFVVLPYAALVMILFVTPYRFYTNRLTWSAYSTQFLEQKTLYWGAVSWHYGIILILLAHLAGIVCPHGMERLLGNQQTLIVLESIGIGLGLLALFGSVMLLLRRVNATILKQVTFASDWVLLFLLVLQTATGVYVSTFMRWGSVWYLHTAVPYIYSLLSFRPQMEYVADFPLVFKLHVGMAFLIIALLPFTKLVHLLFFPYRFLADPPILYRWRSRG
- a CDS encoding cytochrome c7, producing the protein MPAVISLIAISAFAGTVFAADVIELPASMGKVMFPHKKHQEMLKDCKKCHEKGPGKIKELGKDWAHKTCKGCHTEGFNGKKGPTACKDCHKK
- a CDS encoding MFS transporter, producing MLEVATWKSHKNLFLNTLAFTVCFAAWMFNGVLVTFLVDNQVFNWGPVKIGWLFGIPVLTGSLFRLPAGMLTDKFGGKPVYGTLLILCAIPMYLLSKADSFTSFALCSFGFGMAGVSFSIGIAFTSVWYPRERQGTALGIFGAGNAGAALTTLLAPTMLNRLTNNGANIERWRDLPVYYALILAAMGVIFFIFSDNKKPASSGKTFVQMLTPLKHMRVWRFGLYYFLVFGCFVAFSQWLVPYFVNVYYLPLVTAGLFASMFSLPSGVIRALGGWMSDKFGGRQIMYWVLGASTVISLMVMVPKMEIQSPGRGVMAKRAGVVQAVTDKTVVVKELKATSEVLGEQPYPLNAKPTVMENFDDRMLILPGKQTWQEPVVKVGQTVKKKELLAKGVTRIYFQANVWIFAGLVLVLGTIWGIGKAAVYKLIPDYFPEEVGVVGGMVGVLGGLGGFVCPIVFGYLLEWTGVWTSCWMFMFVLSVVCLVSLHYVVQKMMKDKHPGDMRVFENN
- a CDS encoding NarK family nitrate/nitrite MFS transporter, which codes for MARVLTTWNPEDKEFWESEGKAIANRNLWISIPALLLAFSVWMVWSMVVVKLPLIGFQFDTNQLFWLAAVPALSGATLRIFYSFMVPIFGGRRWTAISTASLLIPAVGIGFAVRDHTTSYTTLLSLALLCGFGGGNFSSSMANISFFFPKAQKGTALGLNAGLGNLGVSAMQFLVPLAITAGVLGPVCGDPQVCVVNGATKQLWLQNAGFIWVPFIIIATIAAWFGMNDIADAKASFREQAVIFKRKHNWLMCWLYLGTFGSFIGFSAGFALLTKKLFPEIDPTQYAFLGPLVGAIARPIGGWISDKLGGARVTLWTFAAMVFAVFGVLAFLPHNGQGGSFFGFLIMFLILFTLTGIGNASTFRMIPIIYITEHQRNARGRSEVQINMDAAKEAAAALGFAGALGAYGGFFIPKSFGTSIAMTGGPEAALYGFIIFYMLCIVMTWWFYSRSNAEMPC
- the narJ gene encoding nitrate reductase molybdenum cofactor assembly chaperone, which codes for MTIADSYDALARMLDYPENKELLQTDYELVSSFLKKQRLENFIYSFAEFASVSSLAALQEEYVATFDFNPATAPYLGHHLFGDNQKKGGYMIMLKQEFERCGYNPVGTELPDHLSVVLGFLAHLARQEDYGPRRPFITECVLPGVERLHTAFTARQDSHWQVLVETARLLCAEDCKEVQSC